Within the Thalassoglobus sp. JC818 genome, the region AATCAACGAGCACGCCGTCATGGCGGTTCACGCACAACGACAGGACTTCCATCACGTCGTTGATCCACTGGAAGGTTTGCTTGGTTCCGATTCGTTCTGAAATCCGGCTAAATCGGCGAATGTCACAAAATAAGACCGTAACATCGGCGTCCCGACCGTCGATCAGTGTCGGGTTAAGTTCGAGTTCCTCGGCAAGTTTCTTGGTGAAGTATTGCTCGAACTGCAACTTCATATTGATGGCACGAACTTCCTGTTCGATTCGCGAGAGCCCTGACGAAACTCCGCACGACAGAAGTTCCATGAGCCGAGCCTGAACTCGACTGATCACTTCCGGTCCGGATTCGAGCCGCTTTCGTTGGCACTCTCCGTACAAAGCACCGATGACTTCTCCATCGATGTTCAGAACAGGAGCTGCAATCACGCCTTCGACATTGGTCGACGTTTTCGAAGCATCAAAAGCTGTCGAGTCCCAAAACGTTTGTTTGCCAGCATGGACTTTCCAAAGCACGCTTTCGCTGATCCGCCATGGTTGCTGAACCGACTCTGTCCAGTTCGGAATCCATTTCCCATCGCGTAACATGACGACCACAGCCCGATTCATGCCGACCATTGTGCGGGCACCCTGGACCGCGCTTTTGAACAATTGTTCCTGCGTCCTCGCTGATTGGAAGACATCCATCGCTGCCTGCAGCAACTGAACGAGTTGTTCGACGTCGCTTCCAGCCAGATCGAGTTGGTCAATCGACTTGGCAACAAACTGATCAAGATGCTGCCCCGGCGCACATGTCGCCAAACCCAGACTTTGAAGCGTATTCGCAGAAGATGGACCGCCGATCAGAATTCGATGATTGGAAGGCAGAACGACTTCGACGGGAATAGGAAGCGTTTGTTCAGATTCTGGATCGAGTTCTCCTCGCCCCGTCACTTCAACGGGAACGATCGGGCTCAGATTGTGAAGTCGCACGAGTCCATCAGCAACTTCTTCGATGAGAAGCTGTCGTCGTCCGATACGCGT harbors:
- a CDS encoding adenylate/guanylate cyclase domain-containing protein encodes the protein MSIPLQIFYHDRPVFTGALDDALELGRQQHHETDIALLQVNSGSEQQGPRLVLAPLAETRIGRRQLLIEEVADGLVRLHNLSPIVPVEVTGRGELDPESEQTLPIPVEVVLPSNHRILIGGPSSANTLQSLGLATCAPGQHLDQFVAKSIDQLDLAGSDVEQLVQLLQAAMDVFQSARTQEQLFKSAVQGARTMVGMNRAVVVMLRDGKWIPNWTESVQQPWRISESVLWKVHAGKQTFWDSTAFDASKTSTNVEGVIAAPVLNIDGEVIGALYGECQRKRLESGPEVISRVQARLMELLSCGVSSGLSRIEQEVRAINMKLQFEQYFTKKLAEELELNPTLIDGRDADVTVLFCDIRRFSRISERIGTKQTFQWINDVMEVLSLCVNRHDGVLVDYIGDELMAMWGAPKPQTDHASLACRAAIDMLSSLPEIERRWSETLGEPLEVGIGINSGQVRAGNTGSNFKFKYSPLGTTVNLASRLEGATKYLRTPALISGETSRLVDADISRRRLCQVKVVNIDEPVPLYELAGSSCDPELVAGYETALAAFEQKDFTKAANSLTGLLQSFPNDGPSLVLLSRTVHSMINGAEAEHPVWVLPAK